The Blastopirellula retiformator genome includes a region encoding these proteins:
- the murQ gene encoding N-acetylmuramic acid 6-phosphate etherase translates to MLKHLTTEAINPASESLDDFTTYEIVQLINGQDAGVAQAVAKQTQPIADAIDVIADRLAKGGRLIYFGAGTSGRLGVLDASECPPTFNSDPKQVVGLIAGGPIALTTAVEGAEDHPELAVQDLQGIQLSGKDVAVGIATSGRTPYVVGGLDYAQQIGAFSIGLACNDNNELASRCDLAITPVVGPEVVSGSTRMKAGTATKMVLNILSTGAMIRIGKTFGNLMVDLRASNIKLHARAIRIVGAATDLGEAEADQLLKRCGGEVKTAIFVYLADKTPEEACRLLEQADGHLKQALRTAGEGSSPA, encoded by the coding sequence ATGCTCAAGCATCTCACCACCGAAGCAATTAATCCGGCCTCGGAGTCGCTCGATGATTTCACGACGTATGAAATCGTCCAGTTGATCAACGGTCAGGACGCCGGAGTCGCTCAAGCGGTCGCCAAACAGACGCAGCCGATCGCCGATGCGATCGATGTCATCGCCGATCGCTTGGCCAAAGGTGGGCGACTGATTTACTTTGGCGCCGGCACCTCGGGCCGCTTAGGCGTGCTTGACGCTTCGGAGTGTCCGCCGACGTTTAACTCGGATCCCAAGCAGGTGGTCGGCTTGATCGCCGGCGGCCCGATCGCGCTGACTACCGCGGTCGAAGGCGCCGAAGATCATCCTGAACTGGCGGTGCAAGATCTGCAGGGCATACAGCTTTCTGGCAAAGATGTCGCCGTCGGCATCGCGACCAGCGGACGCACGCCGTATGTGGTTGGCGGACTCGACTACGCGCAGCAGATCGGCGCGTTTTCGATTGGCTTGGCTTGTAACGATAATAACGAACTGGCGTCGCGCTGCGATCTGGCGATCACGCCGGTCGTTGGTCCCGAAGTCGTTAGCGGCTCGACCCGCATGAAAGCAGGCACCGCGACCAAGATGGTCTTGAATATCCTCAGCACCGGCGCCATGATTCGAATTGGCAAGACGTTCGGTAACCTGATGGTCGACCTGCGAGCAAGCAACATCAAGTTGCACGCTCGCGCGATTCGGATCGTTGGCGCCGCGACCGATCTGGGCGAAGCCGAAGCCGATCAGTTGCTGAAGCGGTGCGGGGGCGAAGTGAAGACGGCGATTTTCGTCTACCTGGCCGACAAGACGCCGGAAGAAGCCTGCCGCTTGTTGGAACAAGCGGACGGCCATTTGAAACAAGCGTTACGCACCGCTGGCGAGGGAAGCTCGCCGGCCTAA
- a CDS encoding sodium:solute symporter family transporter: MISIASLAISPVDIGIIGCYIVATTLFGVWLGRGQSSTTQFFLGSRDMPSWALLLSIVATETSTVTFLSVPGKAFIPGGNFSFLQLAIGYIIGRIAVLTFLLPLYFRHEDSTAYAVLQRNFGPSTRKLASLFFLGARTLGDGLRLFLTALALQQVVDIPFAVSVMILAIATAVYALCGGVRSVIWNDCLQFTVYMSGALLVMGLIFYRLPGGFDQYWQFAADTGRLHLFDLAFLPSDGHLTLWAGIFGGGVLSLATHGADQLIVQRYLCAKNQRAAGWALFWSGPIVFLQFALFLAIGVGLACYFTQFNPEMLSLAGDQAFARFIVDDLPIGVRGVILAAVFAAAMSTLSSSVNSSASSLLDDLGGDAWRHLPDVRRLLLGRSFTLVFTILQAVVATGAYWFAFGNSVVDQALAIAGFSAGLLLGLFLVAIVIGRIPSWQANTALICGAIVILTIKYSTNVSGYWYAPLAASSTFCVATLLSKILPSEAALPRGTPAEEHS, translated from the coding sequence ATGATCTCTATCGCATCACTGGCGATTTCTCCGGTCGATATCGGCATCATTGGTTGCTACATCGTCGCCACCACGTTGTTCGGCGTCTGGTTGGGGCGGGGACAGAGTTCGACGACGCAGTTTTTCCTCGGTTCCCGCGACATGCCGTCGTGGGCGTTGCTTCTGTCGATCGTCGCTACCGAAACCAGCACCGTCACCTTCTTAAGCGTCCCCGGCAAGGCGTTCATTCCCGGCGGCAACTTCTCGTTCCTGCAACTGGCGATCGGCTACATCATTGGCCGGATCGCGGTGCTGACCTTTCTGTTGCCGCTCTACTTTCGTCATGAAGACTCGACCGCCTACGCGGTCTTGCAGCGGAATTTTGGTCCGTCGACCCGCAAACTCGCTTCGCTCTTCTTCTTGGGAGCCCGCACCCTGGGAGACGGCTTGCGGTTGTTTCTGACGGCGCTGGCGCTACAGCAGGTCGTCGACATTCCGTTTGCAGTCAGCGTGATGATCTTGGCGATCGCTACGGCCGTTTACGCGCTGTGCGGCGGCGTGCGGTCGGTCATTTGGAACGACTGTTTGCAATTCACCGTGTACATGAGCGGGGCGCTGTTGGTGATGGGACTGATTTTCTATCGCTTGCCCGGCGGCTTTGATCAGTACTGGCAATTCGCCGCCGACACGGGTCGCTTGCACCTGTTTGATCTCGCCTTCCTGCCGAGCGACGGTCACTTGACGCTGTGGGCCGGCATCTTTGGCGGCGGCGTGTTGAGCCTGGCGACGCATGGCGCCGATCAGTTGATCGTGCAGCGTTACCTGTGCGCCAAGAATCAACGGGCCGCCGGCTGGGCCCTGTTTTGGAGCGGGCCGATCGTCTTTTTGCAGTTCGCACTGTTCCTGGCGATCGGCGTTGGGCTGGCTTGCTACTTCACGCAGTTCAATCCCGAGATGCTCAGTCTGGCCGGCGATCAAGCGTTCGCCCGGTTCATTGTCGACGACCTGCCGATCGGCGTGCGCGGCGTCATTTTGGCGGCGGTCTTCGCCGCGGCGATGTCGACGTTGTCCAGCTCGGTCAACTCGTCGGCAAGTTCCCTGCTCGATGACCTGGGAGGAGACGCTTGGCGTCACCTGCCCGACGTTCGGCGTCTTCTTCTGGGTCGCAGTTTTACGTTGGTTTTCACCATCCTGCAGGCGGTCGTCGCGACTGGCGCCTATTGGTTCGCGTTCGGCAATTCGGTCGTCGACCAGGCTCTGGCGATCGCCGGATTTTCGGCCGGCCTGCTATTGGGACTTTTTCTGGTCGCCATCGTGATCGGACGGATCCCTAGTTGGCAAGCCAACACGGCGCTGATCTGCGGCGCAATTGTCATTCTGACTATCAAATACTCGACCAACGTCAGCGGCTATTGGTACGCTCCGCTCGCCGCCAGCAGTACGTTTTGCGTCGCCACGCTCTTATCGAAAATTCTTCCCAGCGAAGCGGCGCTGCCGCGAGGAACTCCCGCCGAGGAACACTCATGA
- the astB gene encoding N-succinylarginine dihydrolase: MTSACEVNFDGLLGPTHHFGGLSAGNLASLSHRHQVSSPRQAALEGLAKMRRVANMGVAQAILPPQRRPHWECLSECGFTGERHEVIKQVAKQKPKLLSVAYSAAAMWAANAATVSPSADTTDGRVHLTPANLRTMPHRRIEAAPTTRMLREIFADSRYFVVHDPLPDAANFSDEGAANHTRFCQRHADRGVEMFVYGREGEADDAEGRFPARQTRLAAEWISQQHQLWPQRTVLAQQSRRAIDAGVFHNDVIAVGNTSVHLVHEHAFADQASVLQELNEKFGGELTTLEISEAELPLEEAVRTYFFNSQLLSTGETMTLVCPAECERSDAARKLIERLLAETNPIAQCEFVDVRQSMRNGGGPACLRLRVVLTDKELAAIPPAILWTPKLHQRLSDWIETHYRERLSIADLADPRLADEVEESLDELGRILGNKRLIA, encoded by the coding sequence GTGACATCCGCATGCGAAGTCAATTTTGATGGCCTGTTGGGGCCGACGCATCATTTTGGCGGACTGTCGGCGGGCAACCTGGCGTCGCTATCGCATCGCCATCAAGTCTCATCGCCGCGGCAGGCCGCCTTGGAAGGCTTGGCTAAGATGCGCCGCGTGGCGAATATGGGAGTGGCGCAAGCGATCTTACCGCCGCAGCGGCGACCGCACTGGGAATGTTTAAGCGAGTGCGGCTTTACCGGCGAGCGGCATGAGGTGATCAAGCAAGTCGCCAAACAGAAGCCGAAGCTCTTGAGCGTCGCCTACAGCGCTGCGGCGATGTGGGCGGCCAACGCGGCGACCGTTTCGCCGAGCGCCGACACGACCGACGGTCGCGTACATTTGACGCCAGCCAATCTGCGGACGATGCCGCATCGGCGGATCGAGGCGGCGCCGACGACGCGGATGTTACGCGAAATTTTCGCCGATTCGAGATATTTTGTCGTGCATGATCCGTTGCCCGACGCGGCGAATTTTAGCGACGAAGGCGCCGCCAATCATACCCGGTTTTGCCAGCGTCACGCCGATCGTGGCGTTGAAATGTTCGTCTATGGACGGGAAGGGGAAGCGGACGATGCCGAAGGGCGTTTTCCGGCTCGCCAAACGCGCTTGGCCGCCGAGTGGATCTCGCAGCAGCATCAACTTTGGCCTCAGCGGACGGTCTTGGCCCAGCAAAGCCGCCGCGCGATTGACGCCGGGGTTTTTCATAACGACGTGATCGCGGTCGGCAACACGTCGGTCCACCTGGTGCACGAGCACGCCTTCGCCGATCAGGCGTCGGTCTTGCAAGAGTTGAACGAGAAGTTCGGCGGTGAGCTGACGACGCTCGAGATTTCCGAAGCGGAACTACCGCTGGAAGAAGCGGTGCGAACCTATTTCTTTAACAGCCAACTGCTCTCAACCGGCGAGACGATGACGCTGGTCTGCCCGGCTGAGTGTGAGCGGTCTGACGCCGCACGGAAGTTGATTGAGCGGCTGCTAGCCGAAACGAACCCGATTGCCCAGTGCGAGTTTGTCGACGTCCGGCAAAGCATGCGCAATGGGGGCGGCCCCGCTTGCTTGCGACTGCGCGTCGTGCTGACCGATAAGGAGTTGGCGGCGATCCCGCCGGCGATCTTATGGACCCCCAAACTCCATCAGCGCCTCAGCGATTGGATCGAGACGCACTATCGCGAGCGACTGTCGATCGCCGACCTGGCCGACCCGCGACTGGCCGACGAAGTGGAGGAGTCGCTGGATGAGTTGGGGCGTATTCTGGGAAACAAGCGACTGATCGCTTAA
- a CDS encoding N-acetylglucosamine kinase, with amino-acid sequence MPPETTTDQRTFYLGVDGGGTKTSCYLGAVGPSGQLHVLGRGVSSGSNPRTTGMDAAVAAIVESVRLAKEEAGARVTTCERALLAIAGTLDLSFRRELATRLLSAGVATKCDVVPDLIPLLQSETSDTQAIGIVAGTGSVGIGRDAEGQIVILGGWGPLIGDEGSGFTLGRQALRCALEALEFGPMLDPMAILVCQQWHVGSLTEALDRLSAAEDQRALIAGLAQPVIELAVDGESIADLLVDQAIRQLVDLVERVRSRIELTLVTYRNGRIPLTISGGLFQSGDYFREKFAKELIARRIAVQLRHLQDPTHACLELAANGQFAGELNVLR; translated from the coding sequence ATGCCGCCCGAAACAACCACGGACCAGCGTACTTTCTATCTTGGCGTCGACGGCGGGGGGACGAAGACCTCTTGCTATCTGGGCGCGGTCGGCCCTAGCGGACAACTGCATGTTCTTGGCCGCGGCGTTTCGAGCGGCAGCAATCCACGCACCACCGGAATGGATGCGGCGGTCGCCGCCATTGTCGAAAGCGTTCGGCTGGCCAAAGAAGAAGCGGGCGCTCGCGTTACAACATGTGAGCGGGCCTTGCTGGCGATCGCCGGCACGCTTGATCTCTCCTTCCGTCGCGAACTGGCTACACGCCTTCTGTCAGCCGGCGTGGCGACAAAGTGCGATGTTGTGCCTGATCTGATCCCGTTGCTGCAATCGGAAACCAGCGACACGCAGGCCATCGGCATTGTCGCCGGCACCGGCTCGGTCGGCATCGGTCGAGACGCCGAAGGGCAAATCGTCATCCTCGGCGGCTGGGGGCCTTTGATCGGGGATGAGGGGAGTGGATTTACGCTAGGTAGGCAGGCGTTGCGTTGTGCGCTAGAGGCGCTGGAGTTTGGTCCTATGCTTGATCCAATGGCCATTCTGGTTTGCCAGCAGTGGCACGTCGGCTCATTGACCGAAGCGCTTGATCGACTGTCCGCGGCCGAGGATCAACGCGCCTTGATCGCCGGACTCGCCCAGCCTGTAATCGAGTTGGCCGTCGATGGTGAATCGATCGCAGATCTGCTTGTTGATCAGGCAATCCGCCAATTGGTCGATCTGGTCGAACGCGTTCGCAGCCGCATCGAACTGACGCTCGTTACCTACCGCAACGGCCGCATTCCGCTCACCATCTCCGGCGGCCTGTTCCAATCAGGCGACTATTTCCGCGAGAAGTTCGCAAAGGAACTGATCGCCCGCAGAATCGCCGTCCAGCTGCGTCATCTGCAAGACCCAACTCATGCCTGTCTCGAACTAGCCGCCAACGGCCAGTTCGCCGGAGAGCTAAACGTTCTGCGGTAA
- a CDS encoding sodium:solute symporter family transporter, producing MSNLLAPNLQSRYFPVFIFVFSAFSSACMGEDRLKWTELPPLPNQLGVAGPFAGVHQNGLIVAGGANFPRPVWKNSKQWVDQIHVLTKQDGQYQWRDGGSLPRPIAYGASVSTPEGVLCIGGNDAQQTYRDVFLLRWDGQQVSATPGPPLPSPCSYVQAALIDQTVYVTCGQKELGLYSATNQLWALDLANLSATDSNVWQPLPALPGPTRAFALVTGQHDGFRDCLYVIGGRRQEAGKTQFLRDVWRYEPISRQWKQRRDAPRVVMAGEAIGSGQSHILVVGSADESNFDKSDELQDDHPGFPREALSYHTITDAWSTAGETPENLVTTTAVRWDGAIILPSGEVRPRVRSPHVWRIETVSSTASFGTLNYLVLLVYLTGMVGVGVYFARMNKNTDDFFRGGMRIPWWAAGCSIFATMLSSLTFTGLPSKAYAQDWAFALGNFAIPLVAILAVYGALPFYRRIDATSAYEYLEKRFGRSVRMFASASFALFHTFRMGVVMSLTGLALAIATPLTPAQSVLLMGVLSILYCTLGGIEAVIWTDTIQTFVLLGGAVLALSLLIAGVDGGVSGFLSIATAESKFNLANLHWDATDTQTALWVVVIGAIAQNVSSYTADQAVVQRYMTTPTQSLAARSIWTNAVLAVPATILFFGIGTALHAYYQSHPEKLDPTITTDQIFPLFIAREIPAGLAGLIVAGIFAAAQSTVSTSMNSTATAVVTDFLRPLRICRSEQGYLNAARLCTLLIGVAGTSLGLMFADPSIRSLFDAFMQVIGLFMGVLGGLFLLGALTRRTTEAGAMIGALVGAGVMFSLWKYSSVSGYLFTAIGITVCFVVGYLASCCLPPGEKNLAGLTLIDNPPPVSESPTAY from the coding sequence GTGTCAAACTTGCTCGCCCCGAATTTGCAATCTCGCTACTTTCCCGTTTTCATCTTCGTTTTTTCGGCCTTCTCGTCTGCCTGCATGGGGGAGGACCGCCTAAAGTGGACCGAACTGCCGCCGCTACCAAACCAACTTGGGGTGGCTGGCCCATTCGCCGGCGTCCACCAAAACGGGTTAATCGTCGCCGGGGGCGCAAATTTTCCCCGCCCCGTTTGGAAAAATAGTAAGCAGTGGGTCGACCAGATCCATGTGCTGACGAAACAAGATGGTCAGTACCAGTGGCGCGACGGTGGATCGCTGCCGCGGCCGATCGCGTATGGGGCCAGCGTCTCGACGCCGGAGGGGGTTTTGTGCATCGGCGGAAATGACGCCCAGCAAACCTATCGCGACGTTTTTCTGCTCCGCTGGGATGGCCAGCAAGTCAGCGCGACGCCCGGTCCGCCATTGCCGTCGCCCTGCTCTTACGTACAAGCGGCGCTGATCGACCAAACGGTCTACGTTACGTGCGGGCAAAAAGAGCTGGGTCTGTATAGCGCCACCAACCAACTGTGGGCGCTCGATTTGGCGAATCTATCGGCTACCGATTCCAACGTCTGGCAACCGCTGCCAGCGCTCCCCGGTCCGACGCGGGCCTTCGCCTTGGTCACGGGGCAGCACGATGGCTTTCGCGATTGCTTGTACGTCATCGGCGGGCGTCGTCAGGAGGCCGGCAAGACGCAGTTCTTGCGCGACGTCTGGCGGTACGAACCAATCTCTCGCCAGTGGAAACAACGCCGCGACGCTCCCCGCGTCGTCATGGCAGGCGAGGCGATCGGCAGCGGGCAAAGTCACATCCTGGTGGTCGGCAGCGCCGATGAGAGCAACTTCGATAAGTCGGATGAGTTGCAGGACGATCATCCCGGCTTCCCGCGCGAGGCGCTTAGTTATCACACGATTACCGACGCCTGGTCGACGGCCGGCGAAACGCCCGAAAACCTGGTCACCACCACCGCCGTCCGCTGGGACGGCGCGATCATCTTGCCCAGCGGAGAAGTCCGCCCGCGCGTTCGCTCGCCCCATGTCTGGCGAATTGAGACCGTCTCGTCGACCGCCAGTTTCGGCACGCTCAACTACCTCGTGCTGCTGGTTTACCTGACGGGGATGGTCGGCGTTGGGGTCTACTTCGCTCGGATGAATAAGAACACCGACGACTTCTTCCGGGGCGGTATGCGCATTCCGTGGTGGGCGGCCGGCTGCAGCATCTTCGCCACGATGCTCAGTTCGCTCACCTTCACCGGTCTTCCTTCCAAGGCGTACGCGCAAGACTGGGCGTTTGCGCTCGGCAACTTTGCAATTCCGCTGGTGGCGATTCTGGCCGTCTATGGTGCGCTTCCGTTTTACCGCCGCATCGACGCAACCAGCGCCTACGAATATCTCGAGAAACGTTTCGGCCGCTCGGTTCGCATGTTCGCCAGCGCCAGCTTTGCGCTCTTTCATACGTTTCGCATGGGGGTGGTGATGTCGCTGACCGGACTGGCGCTGGCGATTGCAACGCCGCTGACGCCGGCTCAGTCGGTGCTGCTGATGGGCGTACTAAGCATTCTCTACTGCACGCTTGGCGGTATCGAAGCGGTGATTTGGACCGATACCATCCAGACCTTTGTGCTGCTCGGCGGCGCGGTGCTGGCGCTCAGCTTGTTGATTGCCGGCGTCGATGGCGGGGTGAGCGGCTTTCTCTCGATCGCCACAGCCGAAAGCAAGTTCAACCTGGCCAACTTGCACTGGGATGCGACCGACACGCAGACGGCGCTCTGGGTAGTGGTGATCGGGGCGATCGCACAAAACGTTTCCTCGTACACCGCCGATCAAGCCGTCGTGCAGCGGTACATGACGACGCCGACGCAGTCGCTGGCTGCGCGGTCGATCTGGACCAACGCCGTGTTGGCGGTCCCGGCGACGATCCTCTTCTTTGGCATTGGCACGGCGCTGCACGCTTACTACCAAAGCCATCCCGAAAAGCTTGATCCGACGATCACCACCGATCAAATCTTCCCGCTGTTCATCGCCCGCGAAATACCAGCCGGGCTGGCGGGTCTGATCGTGGCGGGGATCTTCGCCGCCGCGCAGTCGACCGTTTCGACCAGCATGAACTCGACCGCCACCGCGGTCGTCACCGACTTTCTGCGCCCGCTGCGCATCTGTCGCAGCGAACAAGGGTATCTCAACGCCGCCCGGCTCTGCACGCTGCTGATCGGCGTAGCCGGAACGTCGCTGGGACTGATGTTCGCCGATCCGTCGATTCGTTCGTTGTTCGACGCCTTCATGCAGGTGATCGGGCTGTTCATGGGCGTCCTCGGCGGGCTGTTTCTGCTGGGGGCGTTGACGCGACGCACCACCGAAGCCGGCGCCATGATCGGCGCGCTCGTCGGCGCCGGCGTGATGTTCTCGCTATGGAAATACTCTTCCGTCAGCGGGTATCTCTTCACGGCAATCGGCATTACCGTCTGTTTTGTCGTGGGGTACCTGGCCAGTTGTTGTCTGCCGCCTGGCGAAAAGAACCTGGCCGGATTGACGCTGATTGACAATCCTCCGCCGGTTTCTGAATCGCCGACGGCTTACTAA
- a CDS encoding DUF1338 domain-containing protein translates to MAIPVLELIDLLWGKFRAMNPQAEQIVDLLSARGDSLQNDHIAFRTFNDPRIGVAELAKSFVAAGYVVGDEYHFEAKKLYAQHFEHPDPALPRIFISELLLEKFDAPVRKIVERMVDQVDQQVRDDNHPLCIAGRIWQSSYSDWRQLRDVSEYAAWMAAHGFCANHFTVFVNALTSVSSLQELNQLLVEHGFELNQEGGVIKGSPEVFLEQSSTMASTVSVQFSDGVHRVPGCYYEFARRYPLPSGELFSGFVAKSADKIFQSTDSRS, encoded by the coding sequence ATGGCGATTCCTGTCCTCGAACTGATCGATCTTCTGTGGGGCAAGTTTCGCGCCATGAATCCTCAGGCCGAGCAGATCGTCGACTTGCTCTCGGCCCGCGGCGATTCTCTACAGAACGACCATATCGCGTTTCGCACCTTCAACGATCCGCGGATCGGGGTTGCGGAACTCGCCAAGTCGTTTGTGGCCGCAGGATACGTCGTGGGCGACGAGTACCACTTTGAGGCGAAGAAGCTGTACGCTCAGCATTTTGAACATCCCGACCCGGCGCTGCCGCGGATCTTTATCAGCGAACTCTTGCTCGAAAAGTTCGACGCGCCGGTTCGCAAGATAGTTGAGCGCATGGTTGATCAAGTCGATCAACAGGTGCGGGATGACAATCACCCGCTTTGCATCGCCGGTCGGATTTGGCAGTCGTCGTATTCAGATTGGCGGCAATTGCGCGACGTCAGCGAGTACGCCGCGTGGATGGCGGCCCACGGTTTCTGTGCCAATCACTTCACCGTCTTCGTCAACGCGTTGACTTCGGTTTCGTCGCTACAGGAACTGAACCAACTGCTGGTGGAACATGGGTTCGAGCTCAATCAGGAAGGGGGCGTGATCAAAGGCTCGCCGGAAGTCTTTCTGGAACAATCGTCGACAATGGCGTCGACCGTGTCGGTCCAGTTTTCGGATGGAGTGCACCGGGTCCCCGGCTGTTACTACGAGTTCGCCCGGCGATATCCGCTCCCCAGCGGCGAACTCTTTTCGGGGTTTGTCGCCAAGAGCGCCGACAAAATCTTTCAAAGCACCGACAGCCGCAGTTAA
- a CDS encoding transposase — protein MGDHCHFRNWILHAVNCRSNHVHVVVAADVHPKEVMRQLKYWATRRLNEMGASREAWWAELGSGRDLNDEVALVGAIIYTLEAQDRK, from the coding sequence ATTGGCGATCACTGCCATTTTCGGAATTGGATCCTTCACGCGGTCAACTGCCGTTCGAATCACGTTCACGTCGTGGTCGCGGCCGACGTACATCCTAAAGAAGTGATGCGGCAATTGAAGTATTGGGCGACGCGGCGGTTGAACGAAATGGGGGCGTCACGCGAAGCGTGGTGGGCGGAACTAGGCAGCGGACGCGACTTGAATGACGAGGTAGCGCTGGTAGGCGCGATCATTTACACACTCGAGGCGCAGGACCGTAAATGA
- a CDS encoding exo-beta-N-acetylmuramidase NamZ domain-containing protein: protein MKYRLLIWTALLLASPCSAWAQLPHATPNEVGMQADFGADIERQVAIALEEKKMPGCVVLVARQGKIVFEKAFGNRRITPTVEAMTTDTLFDMASITKPIATATSIMQLIQRGDVRLNEKVSTYLPEFKGHGKENVTVEQLMIHVGGLTPDNALADYKNGWPEAYEKICDLKLLSPAGDKFRYSDVGFLVLGEIVARVSGKPLDQYAKESIFEPLGMQQSGYNPSPELCEKAVTTEEVDGQWLKGTVHDPRARAMGGVAGHAGLFSTADDIAIYAQAMLDARIGGENTVLNPQTLARMTSPHDAVGNNRGLGWDKQSVYSRNRGDLMTPAAYGHGGFTGTALWIDPGLDLIVLFLSNRVHPNGKGSVNDLAGKIGTIASGACLPKAQTSPALSTKLGIDVLADSKFAALKGQKVGVIGNHTSRTKSGESIVELMANSPDVELVTIFSPEHGFFGALDQSEIGDTVDPKTGVAVKSLYGKTRKPTPEMLKGIDRLVFDIQDVGCRFYTYISTMGLAMEAAAENNIKFVVLDRPNPINGVTMEGPMLDDAKESFVAFHALPIRHGMTIGEIAQLLNAEKKLGADLTVVKMANWRRDAMLFDTGLPWRNTSPNMRSLTEALLYPGVGILETTNISVGRGTDTPFEQIGAPWINGPELAAAIEAYEPPGVRIVPIEFTPTSSKYEGELCNGVNFVITDWETFRPVQLAWSLAAALRKTYPQEWETKRLPTLLGSASVLKQIEAGDSPETITKSYQAGLDEFTQRREAFLLY, encoded by the coding sequence ATGAAATATCGCTTGTTGATCTGGACCGCGTTGCTCTTGGCGTCCCCTTGTTCCGCCTGGGCGCAACTGCCTCATGCGACGCCGAACGAAGTCGGCATGCAGGCCGACTTTGGCGCCGATATCGAGCGTCAGGTCGCTATCGCCCTTGAAGAGAAGAAGATGCCGGGCTGCGTCGTGTTGGTCGCTCGCCAAGGCAAGATCGTCTTTGAAAAAGCGTTCGGCAATCGGCGAATTACTCCGACGGTCGAAGCGATGACGACCGACACGCTGTTCGATATGGCCTCGATCACCAAGCCGATCGCCACCGCCACCAGCATCATGCAACTGATCCAGCGCGGCGACGTCCGCTTGAACGAGAAAGTCTCGACCTACCTGCCCGAGTTCAAGGGGCATGGCAAGGAAAACGTCACCGTCGAGCAGTTGATGATCCACGTCGGCGGTCTGACGCCTGACAACGCCCTGGCCGACTACAAGAACGGTTGGCCCGAAGCGTACGAGAAAATCTGCGATTTGAAGTTGCTCTCGCCGGCGGGAGACAAGTTCCGCTATTCGGACGTCGGCTTCTTGGTGCTCGGCGAGATTGTCGCCCGGGTTAGCGGCAAGCCGCTTGATCAATACGCAAAAGAGAGTATCTTCGAGCCGCTCGGCATGCAGCAAAGCGGTTACAACCCGTCGCCGGAGCTGTGCGAAAAAGCGGTCACCACCGAAGAGGTCGATGGCCAGTGGCTGAAAGGAACGGTTCACGATCCGCGGGCTCGCGCCATGGGAGGCGTCGCCGGCCACGCCGGTCTGTTTAGCACGGCCGACGACATCGCGATCTACGCTCAGGCGATGCTCGACGCCCGTATCGGCGGCGAGAATACGGTCCTGAATCCGCAGACGCTGGCCAGGATGACCAGCCCGCATGACGCCGTCGGCAACAACCGCGGCCTGGGCTGGGACAAGCAAAGCGTTTACTCCCGCAATCGGGGCGACCTGATGACGCCGGCCGCTTATGGCCATGGCGGCTTTACTGGAACGGCCCTGTGGATTGATCCTGGTTTGGATCTGATCGTGCTGTTCCTCTCCAATCGGGTTCATCCCAACGGCAAGGGATCGGTCAACGATCTGGCGGGCAAGATCGGCACGATCGCCAGCGGCGCTTGTTTACCGAAGGCGCAGACCTCCCCTGCCCTGTCGACCAAGCTCGGCATCGACGTGCTGGCCGACAGCAAATTCGCGGCCTTGAAGGGACAAAAGGTGGGCGTAATCGGCAACCATACCAGCCGCACCAAGTCGGGAGAATCGATCGTCGAACTGATGGCCAATTCGCCCGACGTCGAACTGGTCACCATCTTCAGCCCAGAGCATGGCTTCTTCGGCGCGCTCGATCAATCGGAGATCGGCGACACCGTCGACCCGAAGACCGGCGTGGCGGTGAAAAGCTTGTACGGCAAGACGCGGAAGCCGACGCCCGAAATGCTGAAAGGGATCGATAGGCTCGTCTTTGACATTCAAGACGTCGGCTGCCGGTTCTACACGTACATCTCGACGATGGGGCTGGCGATGGAAGCGGCCGCCGAGAACAACATCAAGTTCGTCGTGCTCGATCGCCCCAACCCGATCAACGGCGTGACGATGGAAGGTCCGATGCTGGACGACGCCAAAGAGTCGTTCGTGGCCTTCCACGCGCTACCGATTCGGCATGGGATGACGATCGGCGAGATCGCCCAGTTGCTCAACGCCGAGAAGAAATTGGGCGCCGACCTGACCGTCGTCAAAATGGCAAACTGGCGGCGCGACGCCATGCTGTTTGATACCGGCCTGCCGTGGCGAAATACCTCGCCCAACATGCGCTCGCTGACCGAGGCCCTGCTTTACCCCGGCGTCGGCATCTTGGAAACGACCAACATCTCGGTCGGTCGCGGTACTGATACGCCGTTCGAGCAAATCGGCGCTCCCTGGATCAACGGTCCCGAACTGGCCGCCGCGATCGAAGCGTACGAGCCCCCGGGCGTACGAATCGTACCGATCGAGTTCACGCCGACCAGCAGCAAGTACGAAGGCGAACTTTGCAACGGCGTCAACTTTGTGATCACCGACTGGGAAACCTTTCGCCCGGTGCAATTGGCCTGGTCGCTGGCCGCCGCACTGAGGAAAACCTATCCCCAAGAGTGGGAAACGAAACGACTGCCGACGCTGCTCGGCAGTGCGTCGGTCCTGAAGCAGATCGAAGCGGGCGATTCTCCCGAGACGATCACCAAGTCGTACCAGGCGGGGCTCGACGAGTTTACCCAACGTCGCGAAGCCTTCCTGCTGTACTAA